One part of the Lotus japonicus ecotype B-129 chromosome 2, LjGifu_v1.2 genome encodes these proteins:
- the LOC130737339 gene encoding protein FAR1-RELATED SEQUENCE 5-like has translation MVTPPVFDLLVQVQQCELGLVHRRERVGSAVETVWFAGGNGFRSLFALVGGNGFAGGKGWVRWLLNMSSHTQESRSNTRIDEAALDSSAFQGPQHVVKVMVEGGEGDVHVSVDEEQGTDEEQESGDEQGTDSDEEECEKESKNGVEEQNVDVKPPTEIAINGLEDLGIVNFKQLSVNDIVTYHFPDREVAYLFYSWEGKRKEKAEPEVDGHAGEKRKRFPKKSTRCDCKAYCQVHVHKDNKRWHVRSVCDDHNHVLVEEKLIGLVPTHRRMNEADITQLSSFRKSSITTPQAYGVFANQMGGYQNVSFGPRQMYNEKFKKKKVEVCDARGVIGFLRNLKEKDLDLMWKHTSNEEGRLDKLFWSDGISRDNYLLFGDVLAFDATYKKNKYKRSLVLFSGANHHNQTIIFAAALVSDEKEETYVWLLHNLLDAMRGKTPVSVITDGDLAMKNAIKSVFPNAHHRLCAWHLLWNAVSNVSEPKFVQMFSRCMLWDLEIMEIEDRWAQMVIECGCEDNVWVQDLYERRKMWAVAYMRGEFFAGFRTTSRVEGLHAPAGKFVDSWNNLTDFMHNFFRYMSYQRQRELEADFASMHGDHVPQTQLKRLEKSASNHYTNNIFRLVSKGVHRCLMLKVSLFKETSTCIIYFVERFSLSSRRWNVTMCKTTSEFKCSCMRMESYGIPCNHILVVCRYLDLPGIPSSLIMGRWTKDSKEGLELRGEQLGAWDPMDLCRFTVLRENCRRMCKAACRAPETFRDTNEPVLKQARKLEKLEKGDGVKQIVHVVANDADQYLRDPLKPIKRRIGGASRGSGPGRRTSHCVLCSGAGHNRKTCLRATQ, from the exons ATGGTTACACCACCTGTTTTTGACCTGCTAGTGCAGGTCCagcag TGTGAGCTCGGTTTGGTTCACCGAAGGGAACGGGTTGGTTCTGCGGTGGAAACGGTTTGGTTCGCCGGTGGGAACGGGTTTCGTTCTCTGTTCGCGTTAGTTGGTGGGAACGGTTTCGCCGGTGGGAAAGGGTGGGTTCGCTGGCTGTTGAATATGTCTTCCCATACCCAGGAGTCTAGGTCGAACACTCGGATTGATGAAGCAGCACTTGATTCCTCTGCATTTCAG GGTCCTCAGCATGTTGTTAAAGTAATGGTTGAAGGAGGGGAAGGAGATGTACATGTCTCTGTTGATGAGGAACAAGGGACTGATGAAGAACAGGAAAGTGGAGATGAACAAGggactgattctgatgaagaagaatgtgaAAAAGAGTCTAAAAATGGGgttgaagaacaaaatgttGATGTGAAGCCGCCAACTGAGATTGCTATCAATGGTTTAGAAGATTTGGGGATTGTAAATTTCAAACAACTATCTGTCAATGACATAGTCACCTATCACTTTCCGGATCGTGAGGTTGCTTACTTGTTCTACAGTTG GGAGGGTAAAAGGAAAGAGAAAGCTGAGCCAGAGGTTGATGGTCATGctggtgaaaagagaaagcgTTTTCCGAAAAAGTCCACAAGATGTGATTGTAAGGCTTATTGTCAGGTCCATGTTCATAAGGATAACAAGCGTTGGCATGTTAGATCTGTTTGTGATGATCATAATCATGTACTTGTTGAAGAAAAATTGATTGGATTGGTACCTACTCATAGGAGAATGAATGAGGCTGACATTACTCAATTGAGTAGCTTTAGGAAGTCAAGCATTACAACTCCACAGGCTTATGGTGTGTTTGCCAACCAGATGGGTGGATATCAAAATGTTTCATTTGGACCTAGACAAATGTacaatgaaaaatttaaaaagaagaaGGTGGAAGTATGTGATGCTAGAGGTGTGATCGGTTTCTTACGTAATTTGAAGGAAAAGGATCTTGACTTGATGTGGAAACACACCTCTAATGAGGAAGGAAGGTTGGACAAGTTGTTTTGGAGTGATGGAATCAGCCGGGACAACTATTTATTGTTTGGGGATGTGTTGGCATTTGATGCCACATACAAGAAAAACAAGTACAAGCGGTCACTTGTGCTTTTCTCTGGAGCTAATCATCACAATCAGACAATTATCTTTGCTGCAGCTTTAGTTTCTGATGAGAAAGAGGAGACATATGTTTGGTTGCTTCACAATTTGTTAGATGCAATGCGGGGGAAAACACCGGTATCAGTAATCACAGATGGAGATCTGGCAatgaaaaatgcaattaaaaGTGTGTTTCCAAATGCGCATCACAGGTTATGTGCTTGGCATCTTCTTTGGAATGCAGTAAGCAATGTTTCAGAACCCAAGTTTGTTCAAATGTTTTCAAGATGCATGCTTTGGGATCTTGAAATTATGGAGATTGAGGACAGGTGGGCTCAAATGGTTATTGAATGTGGGTGTGAAGACAATGTTTGGGTTCAGGATTTGTATGAGCGGAGGAAGATGTGGGCTGTTGCATATATGCGGGGTGAATTCTTTGCGGGCTTTCGTACAACCTCTCGGGTTGAGGGATTACATGCCCCAGCTGGGAAGTTTGTAGACTCATGGAACAATTTGACTGATTTTATGCACAACTTCTTTCGATATATGAGTTATCAGCGACAAAGGGAACTTGAAGCAGATTTTGCATCAATGCACGGTGACCATGTGCCGCAAACACAATTGAAGAGGCTTGAAAAGTCAGCTTCCAACCATTACACGAACAACATTTTCAGGCTTGTCTCTAAGGGTGTTCACCGGTGTTTGATGCTAAAGGTTAGTCTTTTCAAGGAGACTTCAACTTGCATCATTTACTTTGTTGAAAGGTTTTCTTTGTCCAGTAGGAGATGGAATGTGACTATGTGCAAAACAACCAGTGAGTTCAAGTGCTCTTGTATGAGGATGGAATCATATGGCATTCCATGCAATCATATTCTTGTTGTTTGTAGATATCTAGACCTGCCTGGAATTCCCTCATCATTAATTATGGGGAGATGGACCAAGGATTCAAAAGAGGGGCTTGAGCTGCGTGGGGAACAATTGGGTGCATGGGACCCCATGGATCTATGTAGATTTACAGTATTGAGGGAAAACTGTAGGCGAATGTGTAAAGCAGCATGTAGAGCACCGGAAACATTCCGGGACACAAATGAACCGGTTCTAAAGCAAGCAAGGAAGTTGGAGAAATTGGAGAAAGGTGATGGAGTGAAACAAATTGTACATGTGGTGGCCAATGATGCTGATCAATACTTGCGTGACCCACTCAAACCCATCAAAAGGCGCATTGGTGGTGCCTCTAGAGGTAGTGGACCGGGGAGGCGTACTTCCCACTGTGTTCTTTGCAGCGGGGCAGGACATAATCGGAAAACATGTCTACGGGCTACACAGTGA
- the LOC130737338 gene encoding protein FAR1-RELATED SEQUENCE 1-like, protein MVEGGEGDVHVSVDEEQGTDEEQESGDEQGTDSDEEEGEKESENGVEEQNVDVEPPTEIAINGLEDLGIVNSKQLSVNDIVTYHFPDREVAYLFYSWYARMHGFAARKAKVLKNNHGDVIQQRFVCFREGKRKEKVEPEVDGHAGEKRNRFPKKSTRCDCKAYCQVHVHKDNKRWHVRSVCDDHNHTSSAIFTFSSLNSGEFPSPRPSSLRGALP, encoded by the exons ATGGTTGAAGGAGGGGAAGGAGATGTACATGTCTCTGTTGATGAGGAACAAGGGACTGATGAAGAACAGGAAAGTGGAGATGAACAAGggactgattctgatgaagaagaaggtgaaaaaGAGTCTGAAAATGGGgttgaagaacaaaatgttGATGTGGAGCCGCCAACTGAGATTGCTATCAATGGTTTAGAAGATTTGGGGATTGTAAATTCCAAACAACTATCTGTCAATGACATAGTCACCTATCACTTTCCGGATCGTGAGGTTGCTTACTTGTTCTACAGTTGGTATGCTCGGATGCATGGATTTGCTGCGAGGAAGGCTAAGGTTCTCAAAAACAATCACGGAGATGTAATCCAACAGAGATTTGTTTGCTTCAGGGAGGGTAAAAGGAAAGAGAAAGTTGAGCCAGAGGTTGATGGTCATGCTGGTGAAAAGAGAAATCGTTTTCCGAAAAAGTCCACAAGATGTGATTGTAAGGCTTATTGTCAGGTCCATGTTCATAAGGATAACAAGCGTTGGCATGTTAGATCTGTTTGTGATGATCATAATCat ACTTCCTCTGCGATTTTCACCTTCtcctctttgaactccggtgaattTCCGTCaccccggccgtcgtcattgcgcggtgctctccCATAG